From Moraxella sp. K1664, one genomic window encodes:
- a CDS encoding RNA methyltransferase encodes MPNTPLNRIHTIMVNTTLPANIGSAARAMHTMGLSHLTVVAPRLPIDETSHANAAGGASVLDNAIIADTIETALSPHALIVMASARTRHLPKPVITPNECAVLCHDFLAKNPHATVALVFGREDRGLTNDELALADYHVQIPANPAYPVLNVASAVQVITSTLYAYFDEQNSDKTKDDTHYNQHNLKYQLDIHHRTEWDEPAITHAQKMGLDDAITSLLIKLNLARDDELKDLPKRLSRLSSRLQLDQKEYALLRALLAKIDKKIG; translated from the coding sequence ATGCCAAACACCCCCCTAAACCGCATTCACACCATCATGGTTAATACAACCCTGCCTGCCAATATCGGCTCGGCAGCTCGTGCCATGCACACCATGGGACTGTCCCACTTGACCGTGGTCGCCCCCCGCCTACCCATTGATGAGACCAGTCACGCCAATGCTGCTGGTGGCGCGTCCGTCCTAGATAATGCCATCATCGCCGACACCATCGAGACTGCATTATCGCCACACGCCTTGATTGTCATGGCATCGGCACGCACTCGCCATCTACCCAAGCCTGTCATCACACCAAATGAGTGTGCGGTGCTATGCCATGATTTTTTGGCTAAAAACCCCCATGCAACCGTCGCCTTGGTCTTTGGACGTGAAGACAGGGGGCTGACCAATGATGAGTTGGCACTGGCGGATTATCATGTACAAATCCCTGCCAACCCTGCCTATCCTGTGCTTAACGTGGCAAGTGCCGTGCAAGTCATTACAAGCACGCTCTATGCCTATTTTGATGAGCAAAACAGCGACAAAACCAAAGACGACACCCATTATAATCAGCACAATCTCAAATACCAGCTTGACATCCATCATCGCACCGAATGGGACGAGCCTGCCATCACCCACGCCCAAAAAATGGGGCTTGATGACGCCATCACAAGCCTACTCATCAAGCTCAATCTCGCCCGAGATGATGAGCTAAAAGACCTACCCAAACGCTTATCCCGCCTATCTTCTCGCCTGCAACTTGACCAAAAAGAATACGCCCTACTGCGAGCGTTATTGGCAAAGATTGATAAGAAGATTGGCTAA
- the modA gene encoding molybdate ABC transporter substrate-binding protein, with protein sequence MKSLTLPLLSTLMLNLPVAHADVTVYAAASLTDVMGELNAMYETKYRTKVKTSYASSGTLAKQIEQGGKADVFISADVAWMTYLNRKNLISSANTTHLLGNRLVMISPTKKPVAVTMSQNFNIVGSFTGKLCTGNTASVPVGKYAKEALTHMTWWQSIKPRLVETEDVRVALNFVARGECPLGIVYATDAISTQAVKTVATFPTNSHTPIIYPAGLVRPNNSDAKRFYQFLQSNDAKAVFEKYGFTPLK encoded by the coding sequence ATGAAATCTTTGACCCTACCCCTATTATCTACACTCATGCTAAACCTGCCCGTTGCTCATGCTGACGTGACCGTCTATGCAGCAGCCAGCTTGACCGATGTCATGGGCGAGCTTAATGCGATGTATGAGACAAAATACCGCACCAAAGTAAAGACTTCTTATGCATCATCAGGCACGCTCGCCAAGCAGATAGAACAAGGCGGTAAGGCAGATGTGTTTATCTCGGCGGACGTGGCATGGATGACTTATCTTAATAGAAAAAATCTCATTAGCTCTGCCAACACCACGCATTTGCTGGGCAATCGTTTGGTGATGATTAGCCCCACCAAAAAACCTGTCGCAGTCACGATGAGCCAAAATTTTAATATCGTTGGCAGTTTTACAGGCAAACTCTGCACAGGCAACACCGCCAGTGTCCCCGTCGGCAAATACGCCAAAGAAGCACTCACGCACATGACGTGGTGGCAGAGTATCAAACCAAGACTGGTCGAGACCGAAGACGTGCGTGTCGCCTTAAATTTTGTTGCCCGTGGCGAATGTCCACTTGGTATCGTCTACGCCACTGACGCCATCAGCACCCAAGCGGTAAAGACCGTGGCGACTTTTCCCACTAACAGTCACACGCCCATCATTTATCCTGCGGGACTTGTCCGTCCCAATAACAGCGATGCCAAGCGATTTTATCAATTTTTACAATCCAACGATGCCAAAGCAGTTTTTGAAAAATATGGATTTACCCCATTAAAATAA
- the modB gene encoding molybdate ABC transporter permease subunit, producing MLLSLSPDELEVISLSVKIALSCLLINLIPAIMMGYFLARSQFWGKSLVETLVYLPLVLPPVVPGYVLLVLFGNQGVIGKHLSSLGLEFAFNWKGAVLASAVMGFPLMVQSSRLAFEMIDTRLEWVAKSLGASRIGTFFKVTLPLSASGIVVGAILGFCRSLGEFGATITFVGNVAGETRTLPLAMYSLLQQADSDVAIMRLMAFSVGVAFVALFFSQWYHRQQKQKV from the coding sequence ATGTTATTGTCACTCAGCCCCGATGAGCTTGAAGTCATCAGCTTATCGGTCAAAATCGCCCTATCCTGCTTGCTCATCAATCTCATCCCTGCCATCATGATGGGTTATTTTTTGGCACGCTCACAGTTTTGGGGCAAGTCGCTTGTGGAGACTTTGGTGTATCTTCCCCTTGTCCTGCCACCTGTCGTCCCTGGTTATGTACTGCTTGTTCTATTTGGCAATCAAGGCGTGATTGGCAAGCATTTGAGTAGCTTGGGACTTGAATTTGCCTTTAATTGGAAAGGGGCAGTGCTTGCCAGTGCGGTCATGGGCTTTCCTTTGATGGTGCAGTCATCACGCCTTGCCTTTGAGATGATTGATACACGCCTAGAATGGGTCGCCAAAAGTCTGGGAGCCAGTAGGATTGGTACATTTTTTAAAGTGACCCTACCTTTGTCAGCAAGCGGTATCGTCGTTGGGGCGATTTTGGGCTTTTGTCGCAGTTTGGGCGAGTTTGGGGCGACCATCACGTTCGTAGGCAACGTCGCAGGCGAGACACGCACACTGCCCCTTGCCATGTACAGCTTACTGCAACAGGCTGACAGCGATGTCGCCATCATGCGACTGATGGCGTTCTCGGTCGGTGTGGCATTTGTGGCGTTATTTTTCTCGCAGTGGTATCATCGCCAGCAAAAACAAAAGGTGTAG
- a CDS encoding ATP-binding cassette domain-containing protein: protein MNSHDKPTFDCDVTLKLGKITLSPKFCFDDNIVGLFGASGTGKTSILHAFAGIITPTSGHIRVNGTTWFDKQANINLPIQDRLVGLVFQDGQLFPHKSVMDNLLFGYRHREKSARRFHPDDIISLLKLGHLTKRLPAKLSGGEKQRVALGRALLYSPNLLLMDEPLSALDSEHKQEILPFFQDIKTMNIPMLYVSHDIQEIEFLTSSVYRVVR from the coding sequence ATGAATAGCCATGACAAACCCACCTTTGACTGTGATGTCACCCTAAAACTGGGCAAAATCACCCTATCGCCAAAGTTTTGTTTTGATGACAACATCGTGGGACTGTTCGGGGCGAGTGGTACGGGCAAGACCAGTATTCTACATGCCTTTGCAGGGATTATCACACCCACATCAGGACACATCAGAGTCAATGGCACAACATGGTTTGACAAACAAGCCAATATTAACCTACCCATCCAAGACCGACTGGTCGGTTTGGTATTCCAAGATGGGCAACTGTTCCCCCACAAGAGCGTAATGGACAACCTGCTGTTCGGCTATCGGCACCGTGAAAAGTCTGCCCGCCGCTTCCATCCTGATGACATCATCAGCCTATTAAAGCTCGGACATCTGACCAAGCGTCTGCCTGCCAAACTCTCAGGCGGTGAAAAACAGCGAGTGGCACTCGGACGGGCGTTGTTATACTCTCCCAATCTACTACTCATGGACGAGCCATTGTCCGCCCTAGACAGTGAACACAAACAAGAGATTCTGCCATTTTTCCAAGACATCAAAACGATGAACATTCCTATGTTGTACGTCAGTCATGACATACAAGAGATTGAATTTTTGACATCGAGTGTGTATCGGGTGGTGAGATAG
- a CDS encoding P-loop NTPase fold protein yields MTNATSITIDLTQTSSVPLVDRDAIVHQQAFERLDALLKNILERSNTQRDQAAISHLEKQLSKQMVNNTIFIHGKRGAGKTTFLKSVLNHYLEPQNQQSNQSRILPIAFIDPTITHTHQHILIDIIVKINMATEEKFKYCSDDKKRQEYRESLQAMSEGLKLLTNHQPNPAHDAQWFLHQALKESKHGQVLEERFYDYINKVIDILGAELLIIAIDDVDTETKEAYEVLENIRSIITHPRVCVLLTGDENLYNTIVHQKKLESLGKADEKQMLHLESKSDMAIHLTQQYLLKVLPAQQRLKLKDLYSLLNDKEAIDIKLKHPNLPNNNTEKSLRDFWVNIFQQGLFLIKKEADKCVDFVLQQPIRSVIQLSKILADAQDPKNHVSPTALLEAFANVFYNELFTEKFDMDLLYKPNPAINGIGKTMVELYAKYGELETGFYARPDTNHDMFNACQLILSTLLANYNSTNKNSSKLGGMLAMMLATSAPCNILVNYVPDHDKSENIKDYINYIGLSNKDDIYSVAAHYSPIILNDITSGLAVKSGVIRIRRKSKTELKEYLKGMKSNPPINGVEYIDNSGTLSRLSQTAENLLVVKDDVDKNNNILATALSIITCRVSGHAIMTSRGVHDHISCYTLLAFIAELLNAKDESSFEKTFYQRLEIPTYSSPTFMGKADGMEDIDTDEENNNLNLNTSNKDLYKEIIDMLWNWKGEMDKLNIQGISSVLQGKVWTRVFYSLSRVSEDLRKKGFLIPKKIREKTLMAVLAFYYMN; encoded by the coding sequence ATGACAAACGCCACATCTATTACCATTGACCTAACACAGACAAGCAGTGTTCCGCTTGTTGATAGGGACGCCATTGTTCATCAGCAAGCCTTTGAGCGACTAGATGCTTTACTCAAGAATATCTTAGAGCGTTCTAACACTCAAAGAGATCAAGCCGCAATCTCCCATTTAGAAAAACAACTTTCCAAACAGATGGTGAATAACACCATTTTTATCCATGGTAAAAGAGGTGCGGGCAAAACCACTTTTCTCAAATCTGTCTTAAACCACTATCTTGAACCACAAAATCAACAGAGCAATCAAAGTCGCATACTACCCATTGCATTTATCGACCCAACCATTACGCATACTCATCAACATATCTTGATAGATATTATTGTAAAAATCAACATGGCGACAGAAGAGAAATTTAAATACTGTTCTGACGACAAAAAACGCCAAGAATATCGCGAAAGCCTACAAGCAATGTCTGAGGGCTTAAAACTACTAACAAATCACCAGCCCAATCCTGCCCATGATGCACAGTGGTTCTTACATCAGGCACTCAAAGAATCAAAGCATGGGCAGGTGCTAGAAGAAAGGTTTTATGACTACATTAATAAAGTGATAGACATCCTAGGGGCGGAGCTACTCATCATTGCCATTGATGATGTTGATACAGAAACCAAGGAAGCTTATGAGGTTCTTGAAAATATTCGCTCTATTATTACTCATCCACGAGTGTGTGTATTATTAACAGGTGATGAGAACCTATATAATACCATCGTTCACCAAAAGAAATTAGAAAGCCTAGGAAAAGCAGACGAAAAACAAATGCTGCATCTAGAATCAAAATCTGACATGGCAATACACCTAACTCAGCAGTATCTACTAAAAGTCCTACCCGCCCAGCAACGATTAAAACTCAAAGATTTATACAGTCTACTCAATGACAAAGAAGCAATTGACATCAAATTAAAACATCCAAATCTACCTAACAACAATACCGAAAAATCTCTTAGGGATTTTTGGGTGAATATATTTCAACAGGGACTGTTTTTGATAAAAAAGGAGGCGGATAAATGTGTTGATTTTGTATTACAGCAACCCATTCGCTCAGTAATACAGCTGTCAAAAATCTTGGCAGATGCCCAAGACCCCAAAAACCATGTTAGCCCAACAGCCTTACTAGAGGCATTTGCAAACGTGTTTTATAACGAGCTATTTACCGAAAAGTTTGACATGGATTTGCTTTACAAGCCCAATCCTGCCATTAATGGCATTGGTAAAACCATGGTTGAGTTGTACGCCAAATATGGAGAGTTAGAAACTGGTTTTTATGCTCGCCCTGACACCAACCATGACATGTTTAACGCATGCCAGCTCATCTTATCTACCTTGCTTGCCAATTATAACTCTACCAATAAAAATTCTTCCAAGTTGGGTGGTATGTTAGCCATGATGCTCGCAACAAGTGCACCTTGCAATATATTGGTAAACTATGTACCCGACCATGACAAAAGCGAGAATATTAAGGATTATATTAACTATATCGGACTATCAAACAAGGATGATATTTATAGTGTTGCTGCTCACTATTCGCCCATTATTTTAAACGATATTACCAGTGGTCTTGCGGTAAAATCGGGCGTGATAAGAATCCGCAGAAAAAGCAAAACTGAATTAAAAGAATACCTCAAAGGCATGAAAAGCAATCCCCCTATAAATGGAGTGGAGTATATAGATAATTCAGGTACTTTATCACGCTTATCTCAAACAGCAGAAAATTTATTGGTAGTCAAAGATGATGTGGATAAGAATAATAATATCTTAGCTACAGCCCTTTCTATCATTACTTGCCGCGTCTCAGGGCATGCCATTATGACATCCCGAGGGGTGCATGACCATATATCCTGCTATACCCTACTGGCATTTATTGCTGAGTTATTAAATGCCAAAGATGAAAGCTCTTTTGAGAAAACCTTTTATCAACGCTTAGAGATACCCACTTATAGCTCACCTACTTTCATGGGTAAAGCAGATGGGATGGAGGATATTGACACTGATGAAGAAAATAATAATTTAAATCTAAATACATCAAATAAAGATTTATATAAAGAGATTATTGACATGCTTTGGAATTGGAAGGGCGAGATGGATAAACTAAATATCCAAGGCATTTCTTCTGTATTGCAAGGCAAGGTCTGGACTAGGGTGTTTTATTCCTTAAGCCGTGTTTCGGAAGATTTGCGAAAAAAAGGTTTTTTGATCCCAAAGAAAATCAGAGAAAAAACATTAATGGCGGTTTTGGCATTTTACTACATGAACTGA
- a CDS encoding helix-turn-helix transcriptional regulator, with amino-acid sequence MNTLDNFRKQIKSRRLALGLKQKDMFGRTGLSRQQYQNIEKSGNPTLETLLLIADGLNCELTLTPKNPSPTTPTASNIPQDDPTQDPWQGILDS; translated from the coding sequence ATGAACACACTTGATAATTTTAGAAAACAGATAAAATCTCGCCGTCTTGCCTTGGGGTTAAAGCAAAAAGACATGTTTGGTAGAACAGGCTTATCAAGACAACAATATCAAAACATTGAAAAAAGTGGTAACCCCACTTTGGAGACCTTGCTACTGATTGCTGACGGGTTGAACTGCGAGCTAACACTCACCCCAAAAAATCCATCACCAACCACACCAACTGCGTCAAACATACCACAAGATGACCCAACCCAAGACCCTTGGCAAGGAATACTTGACTCATGA
- a CDS encoding HipA domain-containing protein, translating to MNALDFLEIRLHEQTVGYLVSLSQGQNRLYFSPDYIHDENRATFSLTTHKNFANHQKLLSTPWVRWQRLHPVLSNLLPEGTLRKLLAQSLKVHIDNEFLLLKHLGQDLPGAITAIPINIQQVPNFIIHHLGLTKDDVNIAPQQDSHGDIPIKDSGLSHPFSLAGVQTKFSMRQVMTHTGERFTLPLVGQESTLGNWIVKTPSQSHPFVPENEYSMMRLAELAKIEIPPIKLTPISSLTGIADTTIFNDDMVDIYNPPLAYAIRRFDRQTLADGSVRRVHSEDFAQILVKYPHEKYNGGNYASLAKILYQFSEHGLSDVNQLARRILVNILIANGDAHLKNWSVIYKDGINPVLSSAYDLVSTKVYLPNETSFSLNLDSTKHWYQVNMAHFEHWAKKADVPWRSVKPQLIEVMQIARDTWKGALDDLPMAQIHKEILTKHWAMLDNDFRVV from the coding sequence ATGAATGCTTTGGATTTTTTAGAGATTAGATTGCATGAGCAGACAGTGGGCTATCTTGTGAGCCTATCACAAGGGCAAAATCGCCTGTATTTTAGCCCTGATTATATTCATGACGAAAATAGAGCGACGTTTAGTCTGACCACACACAAAAACTTTGCAAATCATCAAAAACTACTTAGCACACCTTGGGTGAGATGGCAAAGACTGCACCCTGTACTGTCCAATCTATTGCCAGAAGGTACGTTAAGGAAACTGCTTGCCCAAAGCCTAAAAGTACATATTGACAATGAGTTTTTATTATTAAAGCATTTAGGACAAGACCTACCAGGAGCCATTACCGCCATTCCAATCAACATACAACAAGTGCCTAACTTCATCATTCATCATCTAGGATTGACCAAAGATGATGTCAATATAGCTCCACAGCAAGACAGTCATGGTGATATACCCATTAAAGACAGCGGTCTATCTCACCCCTTTTCTTTGGCGGGCGTGCAGACCAAATTCTCCATGCGTCAGGTGATGACTCACACAGGCGAGCGGTTTACACTGCCCTTGGTTGGTCAAGAATCCACGCTTGGCAACTGGATTGTTAAGACACCATCGCAATCACACCCTTTTGTCCCCGAAAATGAATACAGCATGATGCGACTGGCAGAACTTGCAAAAATAGAAATCCCACCAATCAAGCTTACACCCATCTCATCACTGACTGGTATTGCAGATACTACCATATTCAATGATGATATGGTAGATATATATAATCCACCACTGGCTTATGCCATACGGCGATTTGATAGGCAAACCCTAGCCGATGGTAGTGTCAGACGGGTACATAGCGAAGATTTTGCCCAAATTCTTGTCAAATACCCCCATGAAAAATATAACGGTGGTAATTATGCCAGTCTTGCTAAAATCCTGTATCAATTTAGCGAACACGGCTTGTCCGATGTTAATCAGCTTGCCAGACGAATCTTGGTAAATATCTTAATTGCCAATGGTGATGCTCATCTAAAAAATTGGAGCGTGATTTATAAAGATGGCATAAATCCTGTGTTATCATCAGCCTATGATTTGGTTAGTACCAAAGTGTATCTACCCAATGAAACCAGCTTTTCACTCAATCTTGATAGTACTAAGCACTGGTATCAAGTCAATATGGCTCATTTTGAACATTGGGCAAAAAAAGCGGACGTGCCTTGGCGAAGTGTCAAACCACAACTGATAGAAGTAATGCAAATCGCCAGAGATACTTGGAAGGGTGCATTAGACGACTTGCCAATGGCACAAATACACAAAGAGATATTAACCAAGCATTGGGCGATGCTTGATAATGATTTTAGGGTGGTTTGA
- a CDS encoding transposase, translating to MKPAKEVKPKKTDDEALLKDVEDYPYDYLYERARRFGCTDMGIYKALKRLGITRKKTKEYTLSQTSTSS from the coding sequence ATTAAACCCGCCAAAGAAGTAAAGCCTAAAAAGACAGATGATGAAGCATTACTCAAAGATGTAGAAGACTACCCTTATGATTACCTGTATGAGCGAGCAAGACGTTTTGGTTGTACTGACATGGGCATTTACAAAGCTTTAAAAAGATTGGGCATTACTCGTAAAAAAACAAAAGAGTACACCCTAAGTCAGACATCAACAAGCAGTTAG
- a CDS encoding IS630 family transposase — translation MNKQLEYLDKLTVYQEQGYPIIYMDESGFQIHTYRPYGYAPIGQPSILHHNYQNSRLRVNVIGALYHNQLFALSYYKHHTNTQTVYDWLKHTLIPKLKQKCVIVMDNAPFHKNKRIQKLLNRHGHCLLFLPPYSPDLNPIEYKWSQAKFLRQGWMTDDLDELFWNMGGVVILWFVECMMKYFIATLFAFIHTTAFSAPPYESADYYGKTYCKPEWQVKYNYLPPPSHIGIPHDRKVKLMSFDEFLTRFEVSLDKHTDDLSRWVVKENKVHIMQFNELNSYLYIGRSHGMVHYLQYYMRHETEKDKKRTHTLSDDDKMAMIETINLVVQDHQKSQEILDELYKRYLGQLELVIDGYISVF, via the coding sequence ATCAACAAGCAGTTAGAGTATTTAGATAAACTTACTGTCTATCAAGAGCAAGGCTATCCCATCATCTACATGGATGAGTCAGGGTTTCAAATACACACTTATCGTCCTTATGGGTATGCTCCTATTGGTCAGCCTAGTATTTTGCATCATAACTACCAAAACAGCAGGTTAAGGGTTAATGTCATCGGTGCTTTGTATCACAATCAGTTGTTTGCTTTGTCTTATTACAAACACCACACCAACACCCAAACCGTTTATGATTGGTTAAAACACACCTTAATTCCAAAATTAAAGCAAAAGTGTGTGATTGTCATGGACAATGCTCCTTTTCACAAAAACAAAAGAATCCAAAAGCTATTAAACAGACATGGACATTGTTTATTGTTCTTACCCCCTTACTCTCCTGACTTAAACCCCATTGAGTATAAATGGAGTCAAGCTAAGTTTTTAAGACAAGGCTGGATGACTGATGATTTAGATGAGTTGTTTTGGAACATGGGGGGTGTGGTGATTTTGTGGTTTGTTGAGTGTATGATGAAATACTTTATCGCCACTTTATTTGCCTTTATCCATACAACTGCTTTTTCAGCACCGCCTTATGAGTCAGCAGATTATTACGGTAAGACATATTGCAAACCAGAATGGCAGGTAAAATACAATTATCTTCCCCCGCCCTCGCATATTGGCATACCTCATGACAGAAAAGTTAAACTGATGTCTTTTGATGAATTCTTGACCCGTTTTGAAGTATCTTTGGATAAACATACAGACGATCTAAGTCGTTGGGTTGTAAAAGAAAATAAAGTTCACATCATGCAGTTTAACGAATTAAACAGCTATCTTTATATCGGTAGAAGTCATGGCATGGTTCACTATTTACAATATTACATGCGTCATGAAACAGAAAAAGATAAGAAAAGAACGCATACTTTATCCGACGATGATAAAATGGCAATGATAGAAACCATCAACTTGGTTGTTCAAGACCATCAAAAATCCCAAGAAATATTGGACGAACTGTATAAAAGATATTTAGGTCAGTTAGAGCTTGTTATCGATGGGTATATCTCTGTTTTTTAG
- the tssH gene encoding type VI secretion system ATPase TssH, translated as MSQINRSALFAKLNTSLYKSLESAFMFAKLRENRHVELSHWIYQLLQMNDTDLRFIESHFELNHDYLISDIANHLKTLKTGYEQVSDFSDDIMALIEESWLYTSLKFNQTHITTGHLIYTLLESNQFKHQLLRISSEFGKINTQKLYGDYDQICQHSIEKPTAQEVSLSPNDPTGQSALARFGTNLTEQARQEKLDPVTGRDNEIRQMVDILSRKKQNNPLLTGEAGVGKTAVVEGLALKIAQGDVPNHLREVEIILLDIGALKAGASVSGEFENRLKAVIKEVNQSPKPIILFIDEIHTLVGAGGAAGTGDAANLLKPALARGELRTIGATTWSEYKKYFEKDPALTRRFQVIQVPEPNQEVATDMLRGLVDRLESHHQVLILDDAVQTAVKFSARYIPARQLPDKAISILDTACARVAVSLNSTPLSITTKEESIKSIEQQIHQLQKQQESGYLTDGDVIAQKQQQIQAIQSELDVINAQYQDQKQLVEALHAIRASIASSDDDKPEEINALKAEQQALITKLQTIQKQETLVHPVVDSHLIAQIIAEWTGIPVGKMMDDEVQKILHLSETLNQRIIGQPHATDMIAKRIQTARTNLDNPNKPIGVFMLTGPSGVGKTETALALADIMYGGEQNLITINMSEYQEPHTVSTLKGAPPGYVGYGEGGVLTEAVRRRPYSVVLLDEIEKAHPDVHEIFFQVFDKGFMEDGEGRYIDFKNTIIILTTNVGSELTLTLCQDELLKPDIEGLATALREPLLQTFPAALLGRIQNIPYYPLNHKMMSHIITLQLNKVIKRMQDNHNITLSHDDAVITLITNRCQEIESGGRMIDAIITNQILPMISHEILLSIGNPNPIRNMTLTVVDNEFKLTIDRHTQHEDIPCP; from the coding sequence ATGTCTCAAATCAACCGCTCTGCTTTATTTGCCAAACTAAATACATCACTATATAAGAGCCTTGAAAGTGCTTTTATGTTTGCCAAGTTGCGTGAAAATCGCCATGTCGAGCTCTCTCACTGGATATATCAGCTTCTACAAATGAATGATACAGACTTGAGATTTATAGAGAGTCATTTTGAACTAAATCATGACTATCTAATAAGCGACATTGCAAACCACTTAAAAACCCTAAAAACAGGCTATGAACAGGTCAGTGACTTCTCTGATGACATCATGGCACTCATTGAAGAATCATGGCTGTACACCTCTTTAAAGTTTAATCAAACACACATCACCACAGGTCATCTTATTTACACACTGTTAGAATCCAACCAGTTTAAACACCAACTTCTTAGAATCAGTTCCGAATTTGGCAAAATCAATACTCAAAAGCTGTATGGCGACTACGACCAAATATGCCAACATTCCATTGAAAAACCCACAGCTCAGGAAGTCTCCTTGTCACCCAATGACCCAACGGGGCAATCCGCCTTGGCACGTTTTGGTACCAATCTTACCGAGCAGGCACGACAAGAGAAGTTAGACCCTGTTACAGGCAGGGATAACGAAATCCGCCAAATGGTGGATATACTCTCTCGCAAAAAGCAAAACAACCCATTATTGACTGGTGAGGCTGGTGTAGGAAAGACCGCTGTCGTTGAAGGTCTTGCCCTAAAAATTGCTCAAGGCGATGTGCCAAACCACCTAAGAGAAGTTGAAATCATCTTACTTGATATCGGTGCACTCAAGGCAGGGGCAAGTGTCTCTGGTGAGTTTGAAAATCGCCTAAAAGCAGTTATCAAAGAAGTTAACCAAAGTCCCAAGCCCATCATCTTGTTCATTGATGAGATTCATACATTGGTGGGTGCTGGTGGTGCCGCAGGTACAGGTGATGCCGCCAATCTTTTAAAACCCGCTTTGGCAAGAGGCGAGCTTCGCACCATTGGTGCAACCACATGGTCAGAATACAAAAAATATTTTGAAAAAGACCCCGCACTTACCCGAAGATTTCAAGTCATTCAAGTGCCAGAACCCAACCAAGAAGTGGCAACCGATATGCTAAGAGGCTTAGTGGACAGACTAGAATCCCATCATCAGGTACTCATCTTAGACGATGCCGTGCAAACTGCTGTCAAATTCTCAGCTCGCTATATTCCTGCACGACAATTGCCAGACAAAGCTATTAGCATTCTTGATACCGCTTGTGCTAGGGTTGCCGTCAGCTTAAACAGCACCCCTCTGTCTATCACCACCAAAGAAGAAAGCATAAAATCCATCGAACAGCAGATTCACCAGCTTCAAAAACAACAAGAATCAGGCTACCTAACCGATGGCGATGTCATTGCACAAAAACAGCAACAAATCCAAGCCATACAGTCAGAGTTAGATGTTATCAATGCACAATATCAAGACCAAAAACAACTTGTCGAGGCACTTCATGCAATCAGAGCATCCATAGCCTCATCGGATGATGATAAACCAGAGGAAATAAATGCCCTCAAAGCAGAGCAACAAGCACTTATCACAAAACTTCAGACCATACAAAAACAAGAGACGTTGGTTCATCCTGTGGTAGATTCTCATCTCATCGCTCAAATCATTGCTGAATGGACAGGCATTCCAGTTGGCAAAATGATGGATGACGAAGTGCAAAAAATCCTTCATTTATCAGAAACGCTCAACCAACGAATCATCGGTCAGCCTCATGCAACTGATATGATAGCCAAACGCATACAGACCGCCAGAACCAATCTAGACAACCCCAACAAACCGATTGGTGTCTTTATGCTAACAGGACCCTCTGGCGTAGGCAAAACCGAAACCGCCCTTGCACTGGCAGACATTATGTATGGCGGTGAACAAAACCTCATCACCATCAACATGAGTGAATACCAAGAACCTCATACCGTCTCCACGCTTAAAGGTGCCCCTCCAGGGTATGTCGGCTATGGTGAAGGTGGTGTGCTGACTGAAGCCGTTCGCAGACGTCCTTATAGTGTTGTCCTGCTAGATGAGATAGAAAAGGCTCATCCCGATGTTCACGAGATTTTCTTTCAGGTCTTTGATAAAGGATTTATGGAAGATGGCGAGGGTCGCTATATTGACTTCAAAAATACCATCATCATCCTAACCACCAATGTCGGCTCAGAGCTTACCCTGACTTTATGTCAAGACGAGCTTCTAAAACCCGATATAGAAGGACTGGCTACGGCATTAAGAGAGCCTCTATTGCAGACTTTTCCGGCAGCACTTTTGGGTAGAATCCAAAACATTCCCTACTACCCACTCAATCACAAGATGATGTCACACATCATCACCCTACAACTAAACAAAGTCATCAAACGCATGCAGGACAATCATAACATCACACTAAGCCATGATGATGCCGTCATCACCCTCATCACCAACCGCTGTCAAGAAATAGAGTCAGGCGGTCGTATGATTGATGCCATCATCACCAATCAAATCCTGCCCATGATAAGTCATGAGATACTTTTATCTATCGGCAATCCCAACCCCATAAGAAACATGACATTGACCGTTGTTGATAATGAATTTAAACTTACCATTGATAGACACACTCAACATGAGGATATCCCATGCCCCTAA